A window from Vespa velutina chromosome 13, iVesVel2.1, whole genome shotgun sequence encodes these proteins:
- the LOC124953776 gene encoding SAP domain-containing ribonucleoprotein has protein sequence MADSSYEKGLTELSKMKVANLKVELKQRGLPTTGNKNELVERLQLAIHGDSALSLDETAEEILDEDAVLGDEEIEELSSKPDSQEINEKRKLSVESNVSNTKKIVLNRKPVIEDVKMDEVEKHDNDTKSSENASPEKKIIKLSELGTKERLEMRAKKFGLPLSEAAKKEARSARFSINNQNNKSAASVKTPIHTTYEVLKKRAERFGMSVSSVMDKAELEARIEKRKARFGEVKPIEKVFPNKVKIVK, from the exons ATGGCTGATTCATCTTACGAAAAAGGATTGACTGAACTTTCGAAAATGAAG gTTGCGAATTTGAAAGTAGAATTAAAACAAAGAGGTCTTCCTACAACAGGAAACAAAAACGAACTGGTTGAAAGGCTTCAATTAGCGATACATGGTg ATTCTGCATTATCTTTGGATGAAACAGCAGAGGAAATATTAGATGAAGATGCAGTTCTCggt gatgaagaaatagaagagttATCAAGTAAACCAGATTCACAGGAGatcaatgagaaaagaaagttgtCAGTAGAAAGTAATGTgagtaatacaaaaaaaatagttttaaatCGTAAACCTGTGATTGAAGATGTTAAGATGGATGAAGTAGAGAAACATGACAATGACACAAAATCTTCAGAAAATGCATCTcctgagaaaaaaattataaaattatcagaGCTTGGTACCAAGGAG agatTAGAAATGAGAGCAAAAAAGTTTGGATTACCATTATCAGAAGCAGCAAAGAAGGAAGCTCGATCAGCAAGATttagtattaataatcaaaataacaaATCAGCTGCATCTGTGAAAACTCCTATA cACACAACTTACGAGGTCTTAAAGAAACGTGCAGAAAGATTTGGAATGTCAGTTTCTAGTGTAATGGATAAg gctGAATTGGAAGCACgaatagagaagagaaaagctaGATTCGGAGAAGTGAAACCAATCGAGAAAGTATTTCctaataaagttaaaattgttaaatga
- the LOC124953868 gene encoding protein will die slowly-like yields MVFTAHVSLQMIRSGETAQLKATLRGGMETSFPIMSCRFHPIKKNVFYTSGACGNIFQCTTDKNEINKFISEPMNEVNAIDLSSDGNYLVSGGKDAAVRIYDSEIAKPILTYRRIEEDMMHNVTRFHRMRIFAARFHHIYTNLIITGGWDDTVRIWDIRVSDGSIRTIKGPHICGDAIDLRESHILTGSWVVRESLQIWDLMSAKLIETIKPRNRPTTLEGEFLYIVQYFDGDPYGDHILASGSGTGAVEVINIKEQKVIDSFNVNKPIVALDSNGTMIVYGGMESVLRLGNYS; encoded by the exons ATGGTCTTTACTGCGCACGTTTCTCTGCAAATG ATTCGGAGCGGCGAAACTGCACAATTGAAAGCAACATTGAGAGGCGGTATGGAAACTTCGTTTCCAATTATGAGCTGTAGATTTCatccgataaaaaagaatgttttttATACGTCTGGCGCATGcggtaatatttttcaatgtacgACGgacaaaaacgaaattaacaaatttatttcag aaCCGATGAACGAAGTTAATGCGATAGATCTTAGTTCCGATGGGAATTATTTGGTTTCTGGTGGCAAAGATGCAGCTGTTAGAATTTATGACTCTGAAATCGCAAAG cCAATATTGACGTATCGGAGAATTGAGGAAGACATGATGCACAACGTTACGAGATTTCATCGTATGAGAATATTCGCTGCGAGGTTTCATCATATTTATACGAATTTGATTATTACCGGAGGCTGGGATGATACAGTCAGA ATTTGGGATATCAGAGTCAGTGATGGATCCATTAGAACGATCAAAGGGCCTCACATTTGTGGCGATGCGATTGATTTACGA gAATCGCACATTTTAACGGGTTCTTGGGTCGTTCGTGAAAGCCTCCAAATTTGGGATTTAATGAGTGCTAAATTAATCGAGACAATAAAACCACGAAACAGACCTACCACCTTAGAGGgtgaatttctttatatcgttCAGTACTTTGATGGAGATCCTTATGGTGATCATATACTTGCATCTGGTTCTGGTACCGGTGCTGTAGAAGTGATTAATATAAAGGAACAAAAG GTAATAGATAGTTTCAATGTAAATAAACCAATCGTTGCGTTGGACAGCAATGGAACTATGATAGTCTACGGTGGCATGGAATCTGTACTTAGGCTTggtaattatagttaa
- the LOC124953592 gene encoding CDK5 regulatory subunit-associated protein 3: MNEQNIPIDINVGRLLEWLISRRHCKKDWYSKVITIREKITDAIKDMPVRDDVACLLSTIDINYFDCRKLVEILKETEANTKNMFGRYGSQRMKDWQEIMSLYERDNVYLAEAAQMLMKIVKYDIPSLKKQIQKLQQMQNDLDKETEKHKKSERTAKAEFDALCKQLNISGKNIRFELAETAKIELPKICTRIAEKTKSLSDIVNFYEAYVQFTNGKEINEDSMKCLKYVIAKGNTTATEFLQEDSSQLTSESDFNITVVEDNNEKQTEDIYDIRIESNDSYADNITCESSDVELICLQDELIVDYPTPTILEHQTMIDFMNDLLELEAFLKMRLYEFQQESKENLMTFSHMQEASEIVQLSNLQSVQNMLDRMQNIISDMSDSKYEHLYSIRNLPSYADTLTLSLQRKLAIVERMLKYQDTCIQKRKEAGERIISLQPLLNHAVQRMKELQTEIEQDVSKKYQNRTVHIRGGSIL, from the exons atgaaT GAACAAAACATTCCCATTGATATTAATGTTGGCAGATTATTGGAATGGCTAATCAGTAGAAGACATTGTAAAAAAGATTGGTATTCAAAAGTTATAACTATTAGAGAAAAGATAACCGATGCCATAAAAGATATGCCAGTCCGAGATGATGTAGCATGTTTATTGTCTACCattg ACATCAATTATTTTGACTGTCGCAAATTggttgaaattttaaaagaaaccgaagcaaatacaaaaaatatgtttGGGAGATATGGATCGCAAAGAATGAAAGATTGGCAAGAAATTATGTCTTTGTATGAAAGGGATAATGTATATCTTGCAGAAGCAGCACAAATGTTGATGAAAATTGTGAAATATGATATACCCAgtttaaagaaacaaattcaGAAATTACAACAGATGCAAAAT gatttagataaagaaacggaaaaaCATAAGAAATCAGAGAGAACAGCAAAAGCTGAATTCGATGCCCTCTGTaagcaattaaatatttctggAAAAAATATCAGATTTGAATTGGCTGAAACTGCTAAAATCGAATTACCAAAAATTTGTACAAGGATAGCGGAGAAAACAAAATCTCTCAGtgatattgttaatttttacgaAGCATATGTACAATTTACAAAtgggaaagaaattaatgaagatAGTATGAAATGTTTAAAGTATGTGATAG caaaAGGAAATACTACAGCAACAGAATTTTTACAAGAAGATTCATCGCAATTGACATCTGAGTCTGATTTCAACATCACTGTTgtagaagataataatgaaaaacaaacaGAAGATATTTATGACATAAGAATAGAAAGCAATGATTCTTATGCAGATAACATCACGTGTGAGAGTTCTGATGTAGAGTTGATATGTTTACAAGATGAACTAATAGTAGACTACCCCACTCCAACTATTTTAGAACATCAAACAATGATAGACTTTATGAATGATTTATTAGAA CTGGaagcatttttaaaaatgcgTCTATATGAGTTTCAacaagaaagtaaagaaaatttgatgaCCTTTAGTCACATGCAAGAGGCATCAGAAATTGTTCAACTTTCTAATTTACAAAGTGTACAAAATATGTTAGACAGaatgcaaaatattatatctgacATGTCTGATAGCAAATATGAACATTTATACTCTATCAGAAATCTTCCaag TTATGCAGATACATTAACCTTATCTCTACAACGAAAATTAGCTATAGTTGAGAGGATGTTAAAATATCAAGACACTTGtatacaaaagagaaaagaagcggGAGAACGTATAATAAGTCTGCAGCCTCTTTTGAATCATGCAGtacaaagaatgaaagaattacAAACCGAg ATAGAACAAGAtgtttcaaagaaatatcaaaatagAACTGTGCACATAAGAGGAGGttctattttgtaa
- the LOC124953771 gene encoding arginine-hydroxylase NDUFAF5, mitochondrial, with amino-acid sequence MISIILFNKQKRLMQIVSDCCDLYKKSKCSGLSNYNGICTITTFTPTFALPPGSSMNVFDRYAKLLQRERAVNAPDVKLYDYIKDEVGYRLSDRIFDIKRTFKRALDFGCGRGHVSKNILKESVEELILTDMSQTALNQAETNEGIKVEKKIIDEEELIYKPDSLDLIISCLSLHWVNDLPGCFKSINNCLKQDGVFMAAIFGGETLYELRGSLQLAELEREGGISPHISPFTEIRDIGTLLTRANFTMLTIDTDEIVIGYPSIFELMWDLKGMAENNAARNRKLHLKRDTLMAAAAIYKELYGKTREDGTSYIPSTFQIIYLLGWKPHPSQPKPLQRGTGQVSLKDLHQLDKIIKDSTQVKIDEDK; translated from the exons atgatctcaataatattatttaataaacaaaaacgtTTAATGCAAATAGTATCTGACTGCTgtgatctatataaaaaatcaaaatgtaGTGGCTTAAGCAATTATAATGGTATTTGTACTATAACTACTTTCACTCCAACATTTGCTTTACCACCTGGCAGTAGCATGAATGTTTTTGACAGATACGCTAAACTATTGCAAAGAGAACGTGCTGTGAATGCTCCTGATGTTAAATtgtatgattatattaaagatGAAGTAGGATACAGATTATCTGAtagaatatttgatataaaaaggaCTTTTAAAAGAGCTCTAGATTTTGGATGTGGTCGTGGTCATGTCTccaagaatattttaaaagaatccGTAGAAGAATTAATTCTAACGGACATGAGCCAAACTGCCTTAAATCAAGCCGAAACTAATGAAGGTattaaagttgaaaaaaaaattattgatgaaGAAGAACTAATATATAAACCAGACAGTTTAGATCTTATCATAAGTTGTTTGAGTCTTCATTGGGTCAATGACCTGCCTGGATgctttaaaagtattaataattgtttaaaacaGGATGGAGTTTTTATGGCTGCAATATTTGGAGGAGAAACATTATATGAATTAAG AGGTTCTTTACAATTGGcagaattagaaagagaaggaggaattTCACCACACATATCTCCTTTTACGGAAATTAGAGATATTGGAACTTTATTAACAAGAGCTAATTTTACTATGTTAACTATTGATACAGATGAGATAGTAATAGGATACCCTTCTATATTTGAACTCATGTGGGATttgaaag GAATGGCAGAAAACAATGCTGCAAGAAATCGTAAACTTCATTTAAAGCGTGACACTTTAATGGCAGCTGCTGCTATATACAAAGAGTTATATGGAAAAACTAGAGAAGATGGAACTTCATATATACCTAGtacatttcaaattatttatctattaggGTGGAAACCACATCCATCTCAACCAAAACCTCTTCAAAGAGGTACAGGTCAGGTATCTCTTAAAGACTTACACCaacttgataaaataataaaggataGCACACAAGTAAAAATAgatgaagataaataa
- the LOC124953778 gene encoding mesencephalic astrocyte-derived neurotrophic factor homolog — protein MDIKMWFTITVIFSMVSFITALKEGECEVCVTTVNKFVETLTNDIKADPKKIESEFKEFCKTTKSKENRFCYYLGGLEESATGILGELSKPVSWSMPADKICEKLKKKDPQICDLRYEKQIDLRTVDLKKLKVRDLKKILNDWEESCEGCIEKTDFIKRIEELKPKYSSNSKTEL, from the exons atggatATTAAAATGTGGTTCACTATCACTGTAATTTTTAGTATGGTATCCTTTATAACAGCTttaaaagaaggagaatgCGAAG tatGTGTAACTactgtaaataaatttgttgaaactttaacaaatgatattaaagcTGATCCCAAAAAAATAGAATCAGAGTTCAAAGAATTTTGTAAAACtacaaaatcaaaagaaaacagaTTT TGCTATTACTTAGGTGGTTTAGAAGAATCTGCAACAGGCATTTTGGGAGAACTTAGTAAACCAGTATCTTGGTCTATGCCTGCAGATAAAATatgtgaaaaattaaagaaaaaggatccaCAGATATGTGATTTACGATAtg aaaaacaaatagatcTTAGAACAGTGGatttgaaaaagttaaaagtaagagatttgaaaaaaattttaaatgattggGAGGAATCGTGTGAAGGATGTATAGAAAAGACAGACTTTATTAAACGGATTGAAGAACTTAAGCCTAAATATTCAAGCAATTCTAAAACAGAGCTTTGA
- the LOC124953783 gene encoding uncharacterized protein LOC124953783 — MDARCNKPYDFIAVARNLTEEIKKTRAMQMMWFQTYGPLLDEYKNVKKEMTELCEKKQVMVVDHSSIEDERSCLPTPETSNCEV, encoded by the exons aTGGATGCACGATGCAACAAGCCCTACGATTTCATCGCTGTGGCTCGAAATTTAaccgaagaaataaaaaagacgcGAGCGATGCAAATGATGTGGTTTCAAACGTACGGTCCTTTACTGGATGAATACAA AAACGTGAAAAAGGAGATGACAGAGTTGTGTGAGAAAAAACAGGTCATGGTCGTCGATCATTCATCTATCGAAGATGAAAGATCTTGCTTACCTACGCCAGAAACAAGCAATTGCGAAGTATGA
- the LOC124953593 gene encoding uncharacterized protein LOC124953593 encodes MHLIEIDVSFDAIAKRFACKRRSVLPLTLKLIIFINVFYCEAQGNVTPYTIKKTSLGLIRRIHRDDSSIKGPIVDWREENQQVSEHTEYLENLRSSKNTNKSIHFDLSSFLNATKNITKAEKTMCCKMHDWCYDATECPIFMEYIAPYYWRCYHGYKPVCAVEHGKWGGSGSCAQRLCECDRSLAECLRRYPCPTTKAVCTSSPWRLVQNLFMIM; translated from the exons ATGCATCTCATAGAAATTGATGTATCCTTCGACGCGATAGCAAAGCGATTCGCTTGCAAGCGTAGAAGTGTTTTACCTTtaactttgaaattaattatatttattaacgtctTTTATTGCGAAGCTcaag GTAATGTAACGccatatacaataaaaaaaacgagCCTTGGCTTAATTCGTAGAATTCATCGCGATGATTCAAGTATCAAAGGGCCAATCGTTGATTGGCGCGAAGAGAATCAACAAGTATCGGAACATACCGAGTATCTAGAAAATTTAAGATCTTcgaaaaatacgaataaaagtaTACATTTTGATTTATCATCGTTTCTCAATGCTACTAAGAATATTACGAAGGCCGAAAAAAcgat GTGTTGTAAAATGCATGATTGGTGTTACGATGCCACAGAATGTCCTATATTCATGGAATATATTGCACCCTATTATTGGAGATGTTATCATGGTTACAAACCTGTATGTG CCGTAGAACATGGTAAATGGGGAGGATCGGGATCGTGTGCACAACGTTTATGCGAATGTGATAGATCATTAGCAGAATGCTTACGCCGCTATCCTTGTCCAACTACAAAGGCTGTTTGTACTTCATCACCTTGGAGACTAGTACAAAATCTTTTCATGATTATGTAA
- the LOC124953779 gene encoding ubiquitin-fold modifier-conjugating enzyme 1 has protein sequence MEDEVTNKTLTGIPSLQTKAGPRDKNLWIQRLKEEYQALITYVKNNKESNNDWFRLESNKEGTRWFGKCWYMQNYLKYEFEIEFDIPVTYPATAPEIALPELDGKTAKMYRGGKICLTDHFKPLWARNVPKFGIAHAMALGLGPWLAVEIPELIQKGVVVHKEKNEEKK, from the exons ATGGAGGATGAAGTgacaaataaaacattaacTGGTATTCCTTCGTTGCAAACAAAAGCTGGTCCTAGGGACAAAAATTTGTGGATACaacgattaaaagaagaatatcaaGCATTGATTACG TATgtcaagaataataaagaatcgAACAATGATTGGTTTAGGTTAGAATCAAATAAAGAAGGTACAAGATGGTTTGGAAAATGTTGGTACatgcaaaattatttaaaatatgaatttgaaattgaatttgat ATACCTGTAACGTATCCGGCAACAGCACCTGAGATTGCATTACCAGAGTTGGATGGTAAGACAGCAAAAATGTATAGAGGtggaaaaatttgtttaacgGATCACTTTAAACCTTTGTGGGCACGTAACGTACCCAAATTTGGTATTGCTCATGCTATGGCTCTTggt CTTGGACCATGGCTTGCGGTAGAAATACCTGAACTTATACAAAAAGGAGTAGTAGTgcataaggaaaaaaatgaagaaaagaaataa